Part of the Gracilimonas sp. genome, TCAATTTTCGCAGATGTTGCGATACCGCCGGTACGGTCATATCCAAAATGTCGCTCAAGTCACACGGGCATAAATCTTCCTCCGTGCTCAACAAGAACAGAATTTTCAGTCGAACATCATTTCCGGCCAGCTTTAGTATGTCCGAGAGTTTTAAGATGGATGATTCTACCGCATGGATAGAATCAATGCAGCGGTTGATCTGGCTCAGATCGGCTACATCACGAATACAGGATTGTTTGCTCATAGGAATTATTATTTAAGCGATTGCTTAAATGTAGGGTAAAGACATCATTTAAGCAAATGATTAAATGAACTGAGGAATTTATAAAGATATACTTGTATGAGTGAGACTCTGTTAGTAAAAAAACCTGGAATGATTGAGAGTGACTGAAGCATCAAAAGACCGGATCTTTATAAAGAATAGGAACAGTTATTATTAGACCTTGACGGAAAAAAGATTTAGCATTGTCTTTAAGCCCTGATTTTGTTAGCCTAAGCGCCAACCCAATTGTTTATCTATGACCATTCAGGAATACGTTGATCAGTTAAATCTGCGCTATAAATCAGGCATTTCGCGGGAGCACAGTTACCGGGGCGATTTACAAACATTGCTTGGTAATTTATTAC contains:
- a CDS encoding metalloregulator ArsR/SmtB family transcription factor, with translation MSKQSCIRDVADLSQINRCIDSIHAVESSILKLSDILKLAGNDVRLKILFLLSTEEDLCPCDLSDILDMTVPAVSQHLRKLKDTGLLDSRREGKLIFYSLQEPYDELLKPLFNQIENNAIMEVLAA